The window GCAGCAACCCACTGTTTTATTTTTCAAGGCTTGGTCTAAAATCTCCCGGGGCTCGTATACATGTAGTACAAACTGTCTCGGGAGGGATTTTCATGTCCACAACTAAACCTAAGGTGCTGGCATCGGCTGTGCTGGTCACTTCGATTTTGCTATCAGGGTGCGGATTATTCGGAACGGAAACGGTCAAAAAAATTGACCCGCCAAAAAGCACTTCTTTTGAAAATGAAAAAGGGGTAACAGGTACACCAGAAGAAGGTGACTCAGCAGAAACACAAGGCACTCTTAAAACAGAGCTCTATTTGATCGATAAAGAGGGCTTCGTTGTTTCCCAGGCACTCGAACTGCCAAAAACAAATTCAGTCGCCAGACAGGCTTTGGAATACCTTGTTGAAAACGGACCAGTTTCTGAAATGCTGCCGAATGGCTTCAGGGCAGTCCTTCCAGCGGACACGGACATATCAGTCGACATCAATGATGACAAAGTTGCCACAGTGAATTTTTCAAAGGAATTCAAGAACTACCAGCCTGAAGATGAATTGAAAATCCTGCAGTCTGTCACCTGGACCTTGACCCAGTTTGACTCAGTTGACAAAGTCAAGCTGAAGCTGAACGGGCACGAACTCACTGAAATGCCGGTCAATGGCACACCAATCAGCGATTCCTTGTCAAGGGATTCGGGCATTAACCTCGACTCCTCAACCGTAACGGATATCATGAACACCAGACCGGTCACAGTTTACTATGTTGGCGGCGAAGAAGGCTCCTACTACTATGTACCTGTGACAAAGCGCGTCAGCAATACTGTCGCCAGCGACATAGAAGCTGCTGTCCAGGAGCTAGCGAAAGGCCCATCCACAACCAGCCTTGAAAGTGAATTCATGAACCAGGTAAAACTTCTCGACGATCCAAAAATTGAAGGCGAAAAAGTCACGCTAAACTTCAATGAAGCGGTCTACCACAGCTTTGAAGAAAAAATCATATCCGAACAGCTCATGGATGCCCTTGTCCTCTCCCTAACAGAGCTGGATGGCATCAAGGAAGTATCCATTCTAGTTGATGGCAAGGCCGAACTCGTCCAAGAAGATGGAAAGAAATTGACAGCGCCAGTCACACGCCCTGAAAAAGTCAACACTGGTAGTTTCTAAAAAACAATATTTGTTATACTATATAGAGAAAATCAAAGAGGCAGCCCAAAAGCAGCCTCTTCTTTCTTTTTTGAAAAATGGGTCGACACTCATATAAAAGCTAAATTAGGGAGGACTTTCATATGCGATACGATGGCAGGGAACCACTTCAATTACGCGATATACATATTGAAACCAATTATTTAAAACATCCGGAGGGGTCCGTTCTAATCTCCGTTGGCGACACAAAAGTCATTTGCTCAGCCAGCATCGAGGAACGAGTCCCTCCTTTTATGCGCGGCGCAGGTAAAGGCTGGATTACTGCTGAATATTCCATGCTTCCTAGGGCAACGGAGCAGCGAAACATCCGTGAATCGTCCAAGGGCAAGGTGACAGGCCGGACGATGGAAATCCAGCGCCTGATCGGGCGCGCGCTCAGGGCGGTTGTTGACCTCGAGGCTATTGGCGAAAGAACAGTTTGGATTGACTGCGATGTCATCCAGGCAGATGGCGGAACCAGAACCGCCTCCATTACCGGAGCATTTATAGCCATGGCGCTAGCCCTAAACGGCCTCGTTCAAAAAAGGGGTCTGACCCCTTTTCCGATAACCAATTTCCTCGCAGCTACAAGCGTTGGAATTCTTGACGATGGACAGGCTGTTCTTGATTTAAATTATGTAGAAGATTCGAAAGCATTGGTTGATATGAATGTCGTCATGACCGGTAGCGGTGAATTTGTTGAGCTCCAGGGAACGGGAGAGGAGTCAACTTTTTCACGGCAACAGTTAAACCAAATGCTTGAGGCGGCAGAAGCTGGGCTGGTTGAATTGTTTGAGAAGCAAAGAATTGCGCTTGGCGCTAACATTTCGGGTAAAATAGATTCTAGGATTTCAAAGTAGTTAGGAGGAAGATCCCTGTGAAAGAAGTAATCATAGCAACCAAAAATGCCGGAAAGGCGAAGGAATTCGAAGCGATTTTTGCAGAAAAGGGCATCAAAGTCATGACACTGCTGGATTTCCCAAATGCACCTGATGTAGAAGAAACAGGCATGACCTTTGCGGAAAACGCGATTCTCAAAGCAGAGACCATCTCAAAGAAGCTGGGTAAGGCAGTTATCGGTGATGATTCAGGCCTTGCCATCGATGCTCTGGAAGGCCGACCTGGTATTTTTTCAGCGCGTTATGCAGGAGAAGCGAAAAACGATCAGGCCAATATTGATAAGGTTCTTGAAGAACTGGACGATATAACTGAAGAAAATCGTACTGCCCGCTTCCATTGCGCCCTGGCATTTGCAGTTCCTGGACAAGAGACGATTACCGTTGACGGTACATGTGAAGGTATCATCCTTACAGAACGGCGCGGCACAAACGGTTTCGGCTATGACCCAATTTTTTATGTGCCACACCTTGGCCGGACAATGGCTGAGCTTTCAAAGGAAGAGAAAAATGCGATCAGCCACCGGGCTAATGCCTTATCGAAGCTTCGAGTGGTGCTTGATTCGAAAAATGGTGCTGATTTGGCATGAAAAAGGTATTGGTTTTGAGCGATAGCCATGGCTCGGCAGCTCCAATGAGGACGCTTAAGGACAGGCACCCGGATGTGGATGTTTTCATCCATTGCGGTGATTCCGAACTGCCAAAGGATGACGAGGCGTTGAAGGGGTTTGTCGCCGTCGGCGGAAATTGCGACTTTCACCCTGGCTATCCTGATGAAGAAATCGTAGAAGTTGCCGGCAGGAAAATCCTCGTGACACACGGGCACCTTTACTCCGTCAAATCAACATTGATGAGCCTATTGTACAAGGCTTGCGAGGCAGGCGCAGAGATTGTCTGCTTTGGACATTCACATCTTCTTGGTGCAGAAATGTCAGGAGGCATCCTGTTCGTAAATCCGGGAAGCATCAGGCTGCCAAGAGGGCTTGAGGAGAAAACCTACCTGATCCTGGGCATTGACGAGGCCCATGTAGAGGTCAATGTTTTTGATTTGGAAAAAGGCGAACTTCCCGAATTCAAACAACAATTCCACTTAAATCAGTAAAAGACTGGAAAAGGCGGATGCCAATTAAGCTCCGCTTTTTCCGTTAAATTTCCAGTTGAAGAAAGTTTGAGAAAACTTGTTGACATCTGCTTACTTGGCTACTATAATTAAAAATGTTCGTTAAACGAACGGATTCACTTTGTCCCAGTAGCTCAGCTCGCTGAATATGCTTCCTTTAATAACATCAGCGCACCTGCCGAGCGTCTCCTTGAATTAATTTTCTGAGGCAGGGGTGGGATAGTAGCAAAACAGTTTGTGTTGAATAAACTTTGTTTTAATTTTTTATATTGTCCCAGTAGCTCAGCTGGATAGAGCACACGCCTTCTAAGCGTGCGGTCGGGAGTTCGAATCTCTCCTGGGACGCTATACTAGCCGGTAACCTCAAAACGAGGCTGCCGGCTTTTTCTTTATCTCAAAATAGGCACTTGCCATGAGTAAAGGAAGTTTAGAAGGCTTTACGTGGTACTATGATTAAATGTTTCGCAAAATAGTAGGGAACGTTTATTGAAATACTATATAGAAGAGATAAATTCCACCTATGTTTCTCCTGCTACAAATTGTATTTTTACAAACTCCGTGCTAAACTTTTTTCAACTAAAGCATGTATGACTTAAAGGATGATTTTTTATGAAAAAGGAAGATGGAGACAATATTGTCCTTTTTCCAAATGTTGAACGACGGTTAGTCGAAAAAGGGATTGAGGCTCTGCAGGACAAACAGTTTCGGGAAGCAATTGAGCTGCTTGAGCAGGGGTATAAACTTGATTCCGATAATGAGGATGTTATGGCCGCGCTGGTGCTGGCTTATTTCGAGGCAGGGGCGCTAAACAAGGCAAAGGAACTATGCAAGGAAATGCTTATGGTCGGGCAGGGAGACTATTTTCAGATCGTCGAAATGTATATCACGATTCTCATTCAGCTTCATGAATATAGAGAAATTACGAAAATACTAGAGGCATTAATTGAGGAAAAGGAGGTGCCAGCTGAGAAGAAAGAACATTTCATCACAATCCTCCAGTTTTGTCAGAGGCTCGCGGAACAGGAGCCTGTCCAACCACTTGAAGAAATGGAAGCAGAACCTTTTCATCAGGAAGAACTCAAACCGGGAGACCTGGATTTGTTCTCGATAACGGACTTGAACGAGCAGGTGGGAATTGCAGGGAAACTTTCCAACCAGAACATCCGCCCGTTTATAGATGAAATTTCCGCTTTCCTATCAGCCGAAGAGGGCCATCCATTCTTGAAGACGATGCTGTTGAATATCTTGCGAGAACAGGAAGTTACGAATGTTATCAATGTAAGGAAGTTTGGGATGCTGGAAAAAATAAATCCACAAGAGCTTAAGCCACCCCATTCCCAGCCAAACGATAATGAGGCGGGAGTTCAGCTAATCAAGGCTCTAGAGCATCAGGACCCGCTTTTGCTTGAAAGTGCTTTAAGCCTGTTGGCACGGTACGCATTTGCTGTGTATCCATTCGAATTATCACCGGCCGATCAGGCTGCGTGGGCTGCAGCGTTTGAATATACTGCACTCCTCTACCTTGGCAATGAGCCTGACATGGAGAGATTAGCCGAAAAATACGGTACAATCGCAGAGCATGTGAGTGAAGCTGCCGGTTGGATAGGAAAAGTGGAGGAAATTTCTTATCCTATAATTTAGGCCCCAGAGTTGAAAGAACAAAATCGTATGTTATAATGTAGTGGTTGCAATGTGTAAAAACAGCTTATGCCTTACATAGCGAGCGATTCTACCATTGGTAAATTAGGAAATAGATTGTTGGAGGGAACAAAATGTCTGCTACTTGGGAAAAATTAGAAGGGAACCGCGGTGTCCTTACTGTAGAAGTAAGTGAAGAAAAAGTTGCGGAGTCTCTTGATATTGCTTTTAAAAAAGTTGTAAAGCAAGTTAACGCGCCTGGCTTCCGTAAAGGAAAAATGCCTCGTCCGCTTTTTGAAAAAATGTATGGAGTTGAAGCACTCTACCAGGATGCGATCGACTACCTTCTGCCGGAAGCTTATTCTTCCGCACTTGACGAAACTGGCATTGAGCCAATTGACCGTCCTGAAGTTGATGTTGAGAAGTTCGAAAGAGGCTCAAGCGCAGTATTCAAAATTACTGTTGAAGTAAAGCCTGAAGTAAAACTTGGTGAATACAAAGGCCTTGAAGTGACTGAATTTGATACAACTGTAAGCGAAGAAGACGTTGACGCTGAAATCAAGACTATGCAGGAACGCCATTCCGAGCTTGTTGTTAAAGAAGAAGGCGCGGCTGCAGAAGGCGATACTGTCGTAATGGATTTCAAAGGTTTCGTTGATGGCGAAGCATTTGAAGGCGGCGAGTCTGAAAACTATTCCCTGGAGCTTGGTTCTGGTTCATTCATCCCTGGTTTCGAAGAGCAGCTTGTAGGCGTTGCTGCTGGTGAATCAAAGGATGTTGAAGTAACATTCCCAGAGGAATACCATGCTGCAGAACTTGCTGGCAAAGCAGCTACTTTCCAGGTAACTGTTCATGAAATCAAGTCAAAGGAACTTCCTGCACTTGATGATGAGTTTGCCAAGGATGTAGATGATGAAGTTGAAACTCTAGATGAGTTGAAAGCTAAAATCCGTTCACGCCTTGAGCATGACAAAGGACATCAAAAAGAGCATCATGTCCGCGATTCAGTTGTAGAAAAAGCTGCTGCAAATGCAGAAATCGAAGTTCCAGATGCAATGGTCCGCAACGAAACAGACCGTATGCTTCAAGAATTCGAACAGCGTCTGCAAATGCAAGGAATGAACATGGAGCTTTACTACCAGTTCTCCGGACAGGATGAAGCAGCTCTTCGCGAACAAATGAAGAGCGATGCTGAGCAGCGTGTCCGTGTAAGCCTTGTGCTTGACGCAATTGCTGAAGCTGAAAACATCGAAGTTTCTGAAGAAGATGTTAATGCAGAATTAACTAAGATGTCCGAAATGTACAACATGACTCCAGAGAACATCACAATGGCTCTAGGCGGAACTGAAGGCATCAAGTCTGACCTTCAGAAAAATAAGGCTGCTGACTTCCTAGTTGAAAACAGCAAAACAGTTGCTGCTGAATAATTCTATATAACATAAAAAACAAGGCGCGATTTATCGTGCCTTGTTTTATACAATTTAGCGATTACATATTATAATAAGAGTAGCACTGCATATTGAAAAAGCAGTTTAAAAAAATTCAGCAGTTCGATTGAAGCTGAAGGCGCGAAGGCTCCACGCCAGCAGTGGAAATCTTAAGTTCCATCTATTATACATATCAAAAGTTTTTGGGCATTGGGCTTAATTCATGCTAAATGTGGTTAAGCTTTAGTAAGTACATAGGAAAGCGGAAGCACACGGTGAGTGCTGAAGCTGGACAAGAGATATCGTTTGGCCATGCAGGTTATTTCGGAGTTTGTGGAATATTTTAGGCGGAATCGGCGAGAGTTATTATTTCCAGAAAGCATGTATCATGTGGTACAATGCAATACATAACGCCTTTTGCTTGTAAGATTGTTCCCAAATTTCAAATTTAAGCCTGCAAATAAGCAGCTTATTCATAATGAGAATCCGTTTTAGAGGGGTGAAAGATTTGTTCAAATTCAATGATGAAAAAGGGCAGTTAAAGTGTTCCTTCTGTGGCAAGACGCAGGATCAGGTCCGCAAGCTTGTCGCTGGTCCTGGGGTATATATATGTGATGAGTGCATTGAATTATGTACTGAAATCGTCGAGGAGGAGCTTGGCACTGAAGAGGAAGTCGAGTTCAAGGATGTTCCTAAGCCAAAGGAAATCCTCGAAATCCTTGATGAATATGTCATCGGCCAGGAAAAGGCAAAAAAGTCGCTTTCGGTGGCAGTTTACAACCACTACAAGCGCATTAACTCCAATAGCAAAATCGATGATGTTGAACTCTCAAAGAGCAATATCTGTATGATTGGGCCTACTGGCAGCGGGAAAACTCTCCTCGCTCAGACCCTTGCCCGCATCCTGAACGTACCGTTCGCGATTGCAGATGCTACCTCGCTAACTGAAGCAGGTTACGTCGGTGAAGACGTGGAGAATATTTTGCTGAAATTGATCCAGGCTGCCGACTATGATGTCGAAAAGGCTGAAAAAGGGATCATTTATATTGATGAAATTGACAAAGTTGCACGTAAATCTGAAAATCCATCTATTACAAGAGATGTTTCAGGTGAAGGTGTTCAGCAGGCGCTTCTAAAAATCCTTGAAGGAACTGTTGCGAGTGTTCCTCCACAGGGAGGCAGGAAGCATCCTCACCAGGAGTTCATCCAAATCGATACCACAAATATCCTATTCATTTGCGGTGGAGCTTTTGATGGAATCGAATCGATTATCAAGCGCCGCCTAGGCCAGAAGGTCATCGGTTTCGGCTCTGATGTAAAGCAGGTAGAAGTCAGCCAGAAGGAATTGCTTTCTAAGGTCCTTCCAGAAGACTTGCTGAAATTTGGGCTTATCCCTGAATTCATCGGCCGTCTTCCAGTTATTGCGAGCCTTGAACAGCTTGACGAAGATGCGTTGATTGAAATCCTGACAAAACCAAAGAACGCTCTAGTTAAGCAGTATCAGAAAATGCTTGAGCTTGATGAGGTAGAGCTTGAATTTGAAGAAGGTGCCCTCGTGGAAATTGCTAAAAAAGCGATTGAGCGTAAAACAGGGGCACGCGGCTTGCGTTCCATCATTGAAGGAATCATGCTGGATGTCATGTTTGACCTTCCTTCCCGCGATGATATTACAAAATGTATCATCACAAAGGAAACAGTCACAGACAACAGCGTTCCGAAGCTTGTCAATGAGGAAGGCACCGTCATCAACGAAGAGCGTACATCCGCCTAAATGTTAATACCGCTGTCCGGTAACCTGCCGGGCAGCTTTTTATTGTTTTCGGCAATGGTTTTTTTAAAATGTACCTGGCTGGCTAGCTCAAGAAACAATAATTACTTGAAAAAGATTTTCGAGTACGATTTCAATTTTTAGGAGAAGTGAAATGTCCTTGAAACAGGTTTTCGAGTACAATTTCAATTTTTTGAGGAGTGGAATGTCCCGGTAATATAATTTCGAGTACAATTTCAATTTCTAAAACAATGAAATATCCTCGATACTGGTTCTTTAGAAATGGTTCAAGCGCAATTTTGACTTTGGGAAACTTAAGAATTGATGAAGTTTAGAATCTCTATTAATTGAAGCGGAAGGCACGGAGACTCCTGCGGGAAAAGCGGGACAGGGGAGACCCCGCAGGTGCCATAGGCACCGAGGAGGCTCCGCGACCGCCCGCGGAAAGCGAAGTGCCTGAAGCGGAAATTACAGAAAAACTGAAGTTTAAACTACTTAGCACTTGCAACGCCTCAAGGTCATACTCCTGTCTTTGTAAACCTCTCTTTTTACCTGTCCGATATTCAGTAACTTTTTGTTTATTCGAACCCTCCAACGGAAATACTAACAAGTAACGGAAAACGTAATGTTCAGGAGGGAAAAGGATGAGTTGGATGGGAATCGCCTTGTTTGTACAGCTCTTCTTCGGCATCATCATTGGGCTGTATTTTTGGAACTTGCTAAAGAATCAACGTACTCAAAAGGTCACTATTGATAAAGAATCTAAGAAGGAAATGGAACAGCTCCGCAAAATGAGATCGATTTCTCTGACAGAGCCGCTTGCGGAAAGAGTAAGGCCGGGCTCCTTTGATGATATTGTAGGTCAAAAAGATGGAATTAAAGCGTTAAAGGCAGCACTTTGCGGACCTAATCCCCAGCATGTCATTGTGTATGGTCCTCCGGGTGTCGGTAAAACTGCTGCAGCGAGACTTGTATTGGAGGAAGCAAAGAGAAACCAAAAGTCGCCATTTCAGCAATCCTCCGTCTTTATAGAACTTGACGCGACAACAGCAAGGTTTGACGAACGAGGCATTGCAGATCCTCTAATCGGTTCCGTCCATGATCCTATTTATCAGGGTGCGGGCGCGATGGGACAGGCCGGGATTCCGCAGCCAAAACAGGGTGCAGTTACCAATGCCCATGGCGGTGTCCTCTTCATTGATGAGATTGGCGAACTGCACCCAATTCAAATGAACAAGCTTTTAAAGGTGCTTGAGGATAGAAAGGTTTTTCTTGAAAGTGCGTATTACCACGAAGAAAACCCCTCGATTCCAACCCATATACATGATATTTTCAAAAATGGTCTTCCGGCTGACTTCCGGCTGATTGGTGCAACGACGAGGACTCCAAACGAAATACCGCCTGCAATCCGTTCTCGCTGTATGGAGGTATTTTTCAGAGAGCTAAGCCAGGACGAAATCATGACTGTTGCGAAAAAAGCAGCGGACAAGGTTGAAATGGCAATCAATGAAAGCGGCCTAGAAATTCTTTCAAATTATGCGCGAAATGGGCGCGAAGCAGTCAATATGATTCAAACAGCTGCCGGGCTTGCGATTACCCAGGACAGGAAAGAAATTAAAGACGAAGATATTGAGTGGGTTATCCATTCCAGCCAGGCATCACCGAGAATGGAACGGAAAATTAACGACTTGCCTGCAATAGGACTTGTTAATGGGCTGGCGGTTTACGGACCTAATTCAGGAGCTCTTTTAGAAATTGAAGTGAGTGTCATTCCGGCAAAAGAAAAAGGTTCAATCAATATTACCGGGATTGTCGAGGAAGAAAGCATTGGCGGCCAGGGAAAATCGATCCGGCGCAAGAGTATGGCGCGCGGCTCGATTGAAAATGTTATTACCGTCCTAAGAACAATGGAGGTCCCGGCGGATGAGTTTGATATTCATGTGAATTTCCCGGGAGGCATTCCAATTGACGGGCCTTCAGCAGGGATTGCGATGGCAACTGGAATTTACTCTGCTATTTATAAAATTCCGGTTGATAACCGTATTGCAATGACAGGTGAAATTTCCATTCACGGGCATGTAAAACCAATCGGAGGCGTGTTTGCAAAGGTAGTTGCCGCTAAAAAGGCTGGTGCCAAAACAGTGATTGTCCCTGCCGAGAATATGCAGTCTATCCTAAATGAGATAGACGGCATTGAAATTATACCAGTCACACACTTTAATGAAGTAATCGACCTTGCTCTCAAAAAGGATTCTTCAAATAACTCCGTTCCACAAAGTGGAGGAACACATGTAATTGCTGAAGGGGACGGAACTGTCATTCCCGCAGCCGTTCAAATGTCCAAAAAGGAATCTGTATAGTTTCATCCCAACTGAACAGGGAACTTCGGATACGTTTGGCCGAGGTTCCTTTTTTAACTGAGAGTAGATCCCCTCATAATTGACGGTCCGATGTGAGAAATAGGTATAAACCGAATTTCAAGGTGATTCAAGGAAGTCTTATAAGAGGAATGACCTCCGTCTTCTTCTAAAAGAATTTTTTTAATAGAAACAACATAAATACTAACTTGAACAGGATACTAAGAAGGCGGGTACAATCGCCTAAACCTAAAAGGACTAGGGATGATATATTAGACACGTTTTCTTAAATAAGATAGAATTGAACAAAGACAAATTCCCCCTAAAAAGGAATAAATGAATGCATTTTGGAGGTGCATGGGTAATGGCAGAAACGAATGAGAAACAAGTCCCCCTCCTGCCGCTTAGAGGGCTGCTGGTCTATCCAACAATGGTGCTCCATCTGGATGTTGGCCGTGAAAAATCGGTTCAGGCGCTCGAACGGGCAATGGTCGATGACCATCTGATTTTTTTAACAACCCAAAAGGATATTTCGATAGATGAGCCGTCTGAAGATGACTTATATAACATGGGTACGTTGACAAAAGTAAAGCAAATGCTAAAGCTGCCAAACGGAACGATCCGTGTTCTTGTGGAGGGGCTAAAGCGTGCCAAGATTGTCTCCTTTTATGACAGGGAAGAATACTTCTCTGTAACTGTTGAGGAGTTTGAAGACAAAGAAACAAAGGATGTTGAAGATCAGGCATTAATGAGAACAATGCTTGATTATTTTGAACAATACATAAAGATGTCAAAGAAGATTTCCGCAGAGACATATGCGTCCGTTACAGACATCGAAGAGCCAGGCAGGATGGCGGATATCATTTCATCCCACCTTCCTCTAAAGCTGAAGGATAAGCAGGAAATTCTTGAGACGATTGATGTAAAGGAACGGATGAGCAAGGTAGTCGATATCATCCACAATGAGAAGGAAGTCCTTAACCTCGAGAAAAAAATTGGCCAGCGCGTCAAACGGTCAATGGAACGCACCCAGAAGGAATACTACCTCCGTGAGCAAATGAAGGCTATCCAGAAAGAACTTGGTGACAAAGAAGGAAAAACTGGAGAAGTTGCCGAACTCACAGAGAAAATTGAGATGGCAGGGATGCCGGAATCAGTCCAGGCTGTTGCTTACCGTGAGCTGGACCGTTATGAAAAAGTGCCGTCAAGTTCGGCGGAAAGCGCTGTAATCCGGAATTACATTGAATGGCTCGTTGCGATTCCATGGACAAAACGAACCGAAGATGACCTCGATATCGCAAGAGCAGAAGAAATTCTCAACGAAGACCATTATGGGCTTGAAAAAGTAAAAGAGCGTGTCCTTGAGTACCTGGCAGTTCAAAAGCTGACTAATTCTCTGAGAGGACCGATCCTTTGCCTTGCAGGACCTCCGGGAGTCGGGAAGACGAGTTTGGCCAAGTCAATTGCCCGCTCGCTTAACCGCAATTTCATCCGGGTTTCTTTGGGCGGTGTCCGGGATGAATCCGAAATCCGCGGCCACAGAAGGACGTATGTCGGGGCAATGCCAGGACGCATCATTCAGGGTATGAAAAAAGCTGGCACGATCAATCCAGTTTTCTTGCTTGATGAAATCGACAAGATGTCTAGCGATTTCCGCGGCGATCCATCAGCGGCCATGCTTGAAGTGCTTGACCCTGAACAGAACTTCAATTTCAGCGATCATTATATTGAAGAGCCGTATGATCTTTCCAAAGTTATGTTCATCGCGACCGCCAATAACCTTGCGACTATCCCGGGTCCATTGCGTGACAGGATGGAAATCATTACGATTGCTGGTTATACGGAAGTTGAGAAAGTCCATATTGCAAAGGATCATCTTCTTCCAAAGCAAATTAAAGAAAACGGTCTTTCAAAAGGTACTCTCCAGATAAGGGAGGAAGCCATCCTGAAGGTTGTCCGTTATTATACAAGAGAAGCGGGTGTCCGCAGCCTTGAGCGCCAAATGGCGAAGATTTGCCGGAAAACCGCAAAAATCATTGTTGCTGGTGAAAAGAAAAAGGTTGTTGTAACAGAAAAAAATCTTGAGGAATTCCTTGGCAAACCAGTTTTCCGTTATGGTCAGGCTGAGCTAGAGGATCAGGTTGGTGTTGCGACAGGTCTTGCTTATACAACTGTGGGCGGCGATACACTTCAGATCGAAGTGTCAATTTCCCCTGGAAAAGGCAAGCTTGTTTTAACAGGAAAGCTTGGGGATGTTATGAAGGAAAGTGCCCAGGCTGCGTTTAGCTACATCCGTTCAAATGCGTCTGAGCTTGGAATTGATCCAGACTTCCATGAAAAACATGATATCCATATCCACGTTCCGGAGGGGGCAGTTCCGAAAGACGGTCCTTCCGCGGGGATTACAATTGCAACTGCGCTTGTTTCAGCATTATCGGGTAAGCCGATTCGCCGTGAAGTCGGGATGACAGGCGAAATTACCTTGAGGGGGCGCGTACTGCCGATTGGCGGATTGAAGGAAAAAACTTTAAGCGCTCATCGTGCCGGACTTACGAAGATTATTTTACCGAGAGACAATGAAAAAGACATTGATGATATCCCAGAAAGTGTGCGCAACCAGTTGGAATTCGTTCTCGTT is drawn from Bacillus sp. FJAT-18017 and contains these coding sequences:
- the lonB gene encoding ATP-dependent protease LonB, which codes for MSWMGIALFVQLFFGIIIGLYFWNLLKNQRTQKVTIDKESKKEMEQLRKMRSISLTEPLAERVRPGSFDDIVGQKDGIKALKAALCGPNPQHVIVYGPPGVGKTAAARLVLEEAKRNQKSPFQQSSVFIELDATTARFDERGIADPLIGSVHDPIYQGAGAMGQAGIPQPKQGAVTNAHGGVLFIDEIGELHPIQMNKLLKVLEDRKVFLESAYYHEENPSIPTHIHDIFKNGLPADFRLIGATTRTPNEIPPAIRSRCMEVFFRELSQDEIMTVAKKAADKVEMAINESGLEILSNYARNGREAVNMIQTAAGLAITQDRKEIKDEDIEWVIHSSQASPRMERKINDLPAIGLVNGLAVYGPNSGALLEIEVSVIPAKEKGSINITGIVEEESIGGQGKSIRRKSMARGSIENVITVLRTMEVPADEFDIHVNFPGGIPIDGPSAGIAMATGIYSAIYKIPVDNRIAMTGEISIHGHVKPIGGVFAKVVAAKKAGAKTVIVPAENMQSILNEIDGIEIIPVTHFNEVIDLALKKDSSNNSVPQSGGTHVIAEGDGTVIPAAVQMSKKESV
- the lon gene encoding endopeptidase La encodes the protein MAETNEKQVPLLPLRGLLVYPTMVLHLDVGREKSVQALERAMVDDHLIFLTTQKDISIDEPSEDDLYNMGTLTKVKQMLKLPNGTIRVLVEGLKRAKIVSFYDREEYFSVTVEEFEDKETKDVEDQALMRTMLDYFEQYIKMSKKISAETYASVTDIEEPGRMADIISSHLPLKLKDKQEILETIDVKERMSKVVDIIHNEKEVLNLEKKIGQRVKRSMERTQKEYYLREQMKAIQKELGDKEGKTGEVAELTEKIEMAGMPESVQAVAYRELDRYEKVPSSSAESAVIRNYIEWLVAIPWTKRTEDDLDIARAEEILNEDHYGLEKVKERVLEYLAVQKLTNSLRGPILCLAGPPGVGKTSLAKSIARSLNRNFIRVSLGGVRDESEIRGHRRTYVGAMPGRIIQGMKKAGTINPVFLLDEIDKMSSDFRGDPSAAMLEVLDPEQNFNFSDHYIEEPYDLSKVMFIATANNLATIPGPLRDRMEIITIAGYTEVEKVHIAKDHLLPKQIKENGLSKGTLQIREEAILKVVRYYTREAGVRSLERQMAKICRKTAKIIVAGEKKKVVVTEKNLEEFLGKPVFRYGQAELEDQVGVATGLAYTTVGGDTLQIEVSISPGKGKLVLTGKLGDVMKESAQAAFSYIRSNASELGIDPDFHEKHDIHIHVPEGAVPKDGPSAGITIATALVSALSGKPIRREVGMTGEITLRGRVLPIGGLKEKTLSAHRAGLTKIILPRDNEKDIDDIPESVRNQLEFVLVSHVDEVLKHALSDGGKA